A part of Methanosarcinales archaeon genomic DNA contains:
- a CDS encoding PstS family phosphate ABC transporter substrate-binding protein, which translates to MNKYFQILTLILVTSITSGCTGQPPGESLDIKGSDTLVQLVADMAQTYMENDPEADVIVTGGGSGTGIAALINGEVDIAISSRQITAREIEIARKKGIEPWEFIIARDGLAVIVNPDNQLKNLTQDQVGAIYRGDIANWNQIGGADQEITLYGRQSTSGTYEFFLEHVVNWQQTRKNDYSPKMRNMEGNKAIADAVTADPTGIGYVGIGYVTDKINVINVARDTLSEYISPLDEANIENDLYPITRPLYQYTSGKPDKDSMLYAFIRFELSETGQNIVRRAGFYPINKADRAQNQEKISAIEGDTPIFF; encoded by the coding sequence ATGAATAAATATTTCCAGATCCTGACACTTATATTGGTAACTTCCATTACTTCTGGATGCACAGGCCAGCCGCCCGGTGAATCGCTGGATATCAAAGGCTCAGATACTCTTGTCCAGCTGGTTGCAGATATGGCCCAAACCTATATGGAAAATGACCCGGAAGCTGATGTAATCGTAACTGGCGGTGGTTCAGGAACAGGTATCGCTGCCCTGATAAACGGTGAGGTCGATATTGCCATCTCATCCCGCCAAATAACGGCCAGAGAAATCGAGATTGCCAGGAAGAAGGGTATTGAGCCCTGGGAATTCATCATTGCCAGGGACGGACTGGCCGTGATCGTGAATCCGGACAATCAGCTCAAAAACCTCACACAGGACCAGGTAGGTGCCATCTACAGAGGTGATATCGCCAACTGGAACCAGATTGGTGGTGCCGATCAGGAGATTACACTGTATGGCAGGCAGAGCACCTCAGGCACCTACGAATTCTTCCTTGAGCACGTGGTCAACTGGCAGCAGACCCGGAAAAATGACTATTCACCCAAAATGCGCAATATGGAAGGTAACAAGGCAATTGCAGATGCAGTTACTGCTGATCCCACAGGCATAGGATATGTAGGCATAGGGTATGTTACTGATAAAATAAATGTCATTAATGTGGCCAGGGACACTTTGTCAGAATATATTTCCCCGCTGGATGAGGCTAATATCGAGAACGACCTGTACCCCATAACCAGACCCCTGTACCAGTACACCAGCGGCAAACCTGATAAGGACAGCATGTTGTATGCCTTTATCAGGTTCGAACTAAGCGAAACAGGACAGAATATCGTACGACGTGCCGGATTCTATCCGATAAATAAGGCTGACAGAGCACAGAACCAGGAAAAAATTTCAGCCATAGAGGGTGACACCCCAATATTTTTCTAA
- a CDS encoding type II toxin-antitoxin system RelE/ParE family toxin, protein MTFDVLVLPDLFKNLPPTFMDNIKVAIKELDDPFPGTGKGEKKEIKGANDVVYRLRVGRFRIFYQIDKEKRIVYVFDILTAEQAHKKYGRL, encoded by the coding sequence ATGACCTTTGATGTACTGGTTCTTCCAGACCTTTTTAAGAACCTCCCACCTACTTTTATGGATAACATTAAGGTAGCAATTAAAGAGTTGGATGACCCTTTCCCAGGCACTGGAAAAGGTGAGAAAAAGGAGATTAAAGGTGCCAATGATGTTGTATATCGTTTAAGAGTAGGACGTTTTCGTATATTCTATCAAATAGATAAGGAAAAACGCATCGTTTACGTATTTGACATTCTTACAGCAGAACAGGCACATAAAAAATATGGCCGGTTGTGA